In the genome of Siniperca chuatsi isolate FFG_IHB_CAS linkage group LG17, ASM2008510v1, whole genome shotgun sequence, one region contains:
- the LOC122863967 gene encoding acidic leucine-rich nuclear phosphoprotein 32-related protein-like isoform X2 yields MRITDDNEGNSLQIYFSSDEEEVEIAVVLEDDEGVGIPPLSADEEDEDDEGVGIPPLSADEEDEDDEGVGIPPLSADEEDEEEEAEDDEGVGIPPLPADDEDAEVEDDEVVGIPPLLADDEEEEVEDVFENDEGEDIPARPSDDEDELGNESEEEADDEDTDDSDDWTDRSESSDWSSDDSGYESMSAEEEEDDDNDDRDDGDEEDDEDEFDDDDDNFRPPRFEDLPPPELWPGWEEPVPPEFIQFVQRTFQRLNARPPQEPDQQRELPAQHQELPEEDPAEWESLSESWSCSEESTPSTSGLSSSTKRSREEGDEEQDPVQRRRRRCEESPEEPTPSTSGLSSSIKRSREEGDEEQDPVQRRRCEENPEEPTPSTSGHNSSTKRSGERYWEVISKRPRWCDDSDSD; encoded by the coding sequence ATGAGGATCACCGACGACAATGAAGGCAACTCTCTCCAGATCTACTTCTCCTCTGATGAAGAGGAAGTGGAGATTGCTGTTGTTCTTGAGGATGATGAAGGTGTGggcatcccccctctctctgctgatgaagaggatgaggatgatgaaggtGTGGGcattccccctctctctgctgatgaagaggatgaggatgatgaaggtGTGGGcattccccctctctctgctgatgaagaggatgaggaagaagaggctgAGGATGATGAAGGTGTGGGCATTCCCCCTCTTCCCGCTGATGATGAGGATGCAGAGGTTGAGGATGATGAAGTTGTGGGCATCCCCCCTCTCTTGGctgatgatgaggaagaagaggttgAGGATGTCTTTGAGAATGATGAAGGTGAGGACATTCCTGCGCGGCCCTCTGATGACGAGGATGAGCTTGGGAATGAGAGTGAAGAAGAGGCCGATGATGAGGACACAGATGACAGCGATGACTGGACTGACAGGTCTGAATCTTCTGACTGGAGTAGCGATGACTCTGGTTATGAGTCCATGTCagctgaggaagaagaagatgatgataaTGACGATAGGGATGATGGtgatgaggaagatgatgaggatgagTTTGATGACGATGATGACAACTTCAGACCTCCTCGCTTTGAGGATCTGCCTCCACCAGAACTTTGGCCTGGTTGGGAAGAACCGGTTCCTCCTGAATTCATTCAGTTTGTGCAACGAACTTTTCAGCGACTGAACGCCAGACCCCCGCAGGAACCTGATCAGCAACGGGAACTTCCAGCGCAGCATCAGGAACTTCCTGAAGAAGATCCAGCGGAATGGGAGTCTTTGTCTGAGTCCTGGAGTTGCTCTGAAGAGTCGACTCCATCAACGTCTGGCCTCAGCTCCTCCACaaagaggagcagggaggagggCGATGAGGAGCAGGATCCTGttcaaaggaggaggaggaggtgcgaGGAAAGCCCTGAAGAGCCGACTCCGTCAACGTCTGGCCTCAGCTCCTCCATaaagaggagcagggaggagggTGACGAGGAGCAGGATCCTGTTCAGAGGAGGAGGTGCGAGGAAAACCCTGAAGAGCCGACTCCGTCAACATCTGGCCACAACTCCTCCACAAAGAGGAGTGGGGAGAGATACTGGGAGGTGATCTCTAAGAGGCCGAGGTGGTGTGATGACAGCGACTCAGATTAG
- the LOC122863967 gene encoding acidic leucine-rich nuclear phosphoprotein 32-related protein-like isoform X1 produces the protein MPVNRAANKGEHQPDPDSHHAGPAAGGIPELMRITDDNEGNSLQIYFSSDEEEVEIAVVLEDDEGVGIPPLSADEEDEDDEGVGIPPLSADEEDEDDEGVGIPPLSADEEDEEEEAEDDEGVGIPPLPADDEDAEVEDDEVVGIPPLLADDEEEEVEDVFENDEGEDIPARPSDDEDELGNESEEEADDEDTDDSDDWTDRSESSDWSSDDSGYESMSAEEEEDDDNDDRDDGDEEDDEDEFDDDDDNFRPPRFEDLPPPELWPGWEEPVPPEFIQFVQRTFQRLNARPPQEPDQQRELPAQHQELPEEDPAEWESLSESWSCSEESTPSTSGLSSSTKRSREEGDEEQDPVQRRRRRCEESPEEPTPSTSGLSSSIKRSREEGDEEQDPVQRRRCEENPEEPTPSTSGHNSSTKRSGERYWEVISKRPRWCDDSDSD, from the exons ATGCCCGTTAACAGAGCAGCAAACAAGGGGGAACACCAGCCTGACCCGGACAGTCATCATGCGG GTCCTGCAGCTGGAGGGATCCCTGAGCTGATGAGGATCACCGACGACAATGAAGGCAACTCTCTCCAGATCTACTTCTCCTCTGATGAAGAGGAAGTGGAGATTGCTGTTGTTCTTGAGGATGATGAAGGTGTGggcatcccccctctctctgctgatgaagaggatgaggatgatgaaggtGTGGGcattccccctctctctgctgatgaagaggatgaggatgatgaaggtGTGGGcattccccctctctctgctgatgaagaggatgaggaagaagaggctgAGGATGATGAAGGTGTGGGCATTCCCCCTCTTCCCGCTGATGATGAGGATGCAGAGGTTGAGGATGATGAAGTTGTGGGCATCCCCCCTCTCTTGGctgatgatgaggaagaagaggttgAGGATGTCTTTGAGAATGATGAAGGTGAGGACATTCCTGCGCGGCCCTCTGATGACGAGGATGAGCTTGGGAATGAGAGTGAAGAAGAGGCCGATGATGAGGACACAGATGACAGCGATGACTGGACTGACAGGTCTGAATCTTCTGACTGGAGTAGCGATGACTCTGGTTATGAGTCCATGTCagctgaggaagaagaagatgatgataaTGACGATAGGGATGATGGtgatgaggaagatgatgaggatgagTTTGATGACGATGATGACAACTTCAGACCTCCTCGCTTTGAGGATCTGCCTCCACCAGAACTTTGGCCTGGTTGGGAAGAACCGGTTCCTCCTGAATTCATTCAGTTTGTGCAACGAACTTTTCAGCGACTGAACGCCAGACCCCCGCAGGAACCTGATCAGCAACGGGAACTTCCAGCGCAGCATCAGGAACTTCCTGAAGAAGATCCAGCGGAATGGGAGTCTTTGTCTGAGTCCTGGAGTTGCTCTGAAGAGTCGACTCCATCAACGTCTGGCCTCAGCTCCTCCACaaagaggagcagggaggagggCGATGAGGAGCAGGATCCTGttcaaaggaggaggaggaggtgcgaGGAAAGCCCTGAAGAGCCGACTCCGTCAACGTCTGGCCTCAGCTCCTCCATaaagaggagcagggaggagggTGACGAGGAGCAGGATCCTGTTCAGAGGAGGAGGTGCGAGGAAAACCCTGAAGAGCCGACTCCGTCAACATCTGGCCACAACTCCTCCACAAAGAGGAGTGGGGAGAGATACTGGGAGGTGATCTCTAAGAGGCCGAGGTGGTGTGATGACAGCGACTCAGATTAG